A region of Streptomyces sp. TG1A-60 DNA encodes the following proteins:
- a CDS encoding response regulator transcription factor, with translation MRLLIVEDEKRLAVSLAKGLTAEGYAVDVVHDGLEGLHRAREGSYDLVILDIMLPGMNGYRVCAALRAAGHDVPILMLTAKDGEYDEAEGLDTGADDYLTKPFSYVVLVARVKALLRRRGPAGGASPVHVVGDLKLDTAARRVFRSEAEVSLTAKEFSVLEQLVARAGEVVSKADILEHVWDFAYDGDPNIVEVYISALRRKLGAELIRTVRGAGYRLEARP, from the coding sequence ATGCGCCTGTTGATCGTGGAAGATGAGAAGCGGCTCGCGGTGTCGCTGGCCAAGGGACTGACGGCCGAGGGCTACGCCGTGGACGTCGTCCACGACGGGCTCGAGGGCCTGCACCGGGCCCGCGAGGGGTCGTACGACCTCGTGATCCTCGACATCATGCTGCCCGGCATGAACGGCTACCGCGTGTGCGCCGCTCTGCGCGCCGCCGGGCACGACGTGCCGATCCTGATGCTCACCGCCAAGGACGGCGAGTACGACGAGGCGGAGGGCCTGGACACGGGTGCCGACGACTACCTGACCAAGCCGTTCTCGTACGTCGTCCTCGTCGCCCGGGTGAAGGCCCTGCTCCGGCGCCGCGGCCCGGCCGGCGGTGCCTCGCCCGTGCATGTCGTCGGCGACCTGAAGCTCGACACCGCCGCCCGCCGCGTCTTCCGCTCCGAGGCCGAAGTGTCCCTCACCGCCAAGGAGTTCTCCGTCCTGGAGCAGCTCGTCGCGCGTGCCGGTGAGGTCGTCTCCAAGGCCGACATCCTCGAACACGTCTGGGACTTCGCCTACGACGGCGATCCCAACATCGTCGAGGTCTACATCAGCGCCCTGCGCCGCAAACTCGGCGCCGAACTCATCAGGACCGTTCGCGGTGCCGGATACCGCCTGGAGGCCCGGCCATGA
- a CDS encoding PepSY domain-containing protein, with product MKRNIVIATVAAAALIGGGTATAIAVTGDDEAPVKRSSVQVSDGDNGRDDVGERGDKGNRNDADDKNDADDDSTGRDDRDDADDRAEDAAEAKAADVTAADAIRAALKHKAGTAVSADLDDEGTNLVWDVHVLTDGGKWFGVQIDPGTGKVLGSHADRDDDGDDAAETERIRAALKGSSVTAAEAAGAAADKGTVTSVDLDEESGDKAWEVDTTATDGTGSDWRVNLDSAKVTADRSDD from the coding sequence ATGAAGCGCAACATCGTCATCGCCACCGTCGCGGCCGCGGCTCTGATCGGCGGCGGCACCGCGACCGCCATCGCGGTCACGGGCGACGACGAGGCGCCGGTGAAGCGGTCCAGCGTGCAGGTGTCGGACGGCGACAACGGCCGCGACGACGTCGGCGAGAGGGGCGACAAGGGCAACAGGAACGACGCCGACGACAAGAACGACGCGGACGACGACAGCACTGGCAGGGACGACCGGGACGACGCGGACGACAGGGCCGAGGACGCGGCCGAGGCGAAGGCCGCGGACGTCACGGCCGCCGACGCCATAAGGGCCGCGCTGAAGCACAAGGCCGGTACGGCGGTCTCCGCCGACCTCGACGACGAGGGCACGAACCTGGTGTGGGACGTCCACGTCCTGACCGACGGCGGCAAGTGGTTCGGCGTCCAGATCGACCCCGGCACCGGCAAGGTGCTCGGCTCACACGCCGACCGGGACGACGACGGTGACGACGCCGCCGAGACCGAGCGGATCCGGGCCGCCCTGAAGGGCAGCTCCGTGACCGCCGCCGAGGCCGCCGGGGCCGCTGCCGACAAGGGCACCGTGACCTCCGTCGACCTCGACGAGGAGAGCGGGGACAAGGCATGGGAGGTCGACACCACCGCCACCGACGGCACCGGCAGTGACTGGAGGGTGAACCTCGACTCGGCCAAGGTCACCGCCGACCGCTCGGACGACTGA
- the meaB gene encoding methylmalonyl Co-A mutase-associated GTPase MeaB, producing MQDVPTLVAQAREGRPRAVARLISLVEGASPQLREVMAALAPLTGGAYVVGLTGSPGVGKSTSTSALVTAYRRAGRRVGVLAVDPSSPFSGGALLGDRVRMAEHACDRGVYIRSMATRGHLGGLAWAAPQAIRVLDAAGCDVILVETVGVGQSEVEIASQADTSVVLLAPGMGDGIQAAKAGILEIGDVYVVNKADRDGADATARELNHMLGLGESRGPGDWRPPIVKTVAARAEGVDEMVEALEKHRAWMEERGVLAERRRARAAREVEAIAVTALRERIADLHGDRRLSSLAERIVAGELDPYRAADELVAGLTEG from the coding sequence ATGCAGGACGTCCCCACGCTGGTGGCACAGGCCAGGGAAGGGCGGCCCCGGGCCGTCGCCCGGCTGATCTCCCTGGTGGAAGGGGCGTCCCCGCAGCTCCGCGAGGTCATGGCGGCGCTGGCCCCGCTCACGGGCGGGGCGTACGTCGTCGGTCTGACCGGCTCGCCCGGAGTCGGCAAGTCCACGTCCACCTCGGCGCTGGTGACCGCCTACCGGCGGGCCGGCCGGCGGGTCGGCGTGCTCGCCGTCGACCCGTCGTCCCCCTTCTCCGGCGGTGCCCTGCTCGGCGACCGCGTCCGGATGGCGGAGCACGCCTGCGACCGGGGCGTGTACATCCGTTCGATGGCGACGCGCGGCCATCTGGGCGGCCTGGCGTGGGCGGCCCCGCAGGCGATCCGTGTCCTGGACGCGGCCGGCTGCGACGTGATCCTGGTCGAGACGGTCGGCGTCGGCCAGTCCGAGGTGGAGATCGCCTCCCAGGCGGACACGTCCGTGGTGCTGCTGGCCCCCGGCATGGGGGACGGCATCCAGGCCGCCAAGGCCGGGATCCTGGAGATCGGGGACGTCTACGTGGTCAACAAGGCCGACCGGGACGGCGCCGACGCGACCGCGCGCGAGCTGAACCACATGCTGGGACTGGGCGAGTCCCGCGGCCCCGGCGACTGGCGCCCCCCGATCGTCAAGACGGTCGCGGCGCGGGCGGAGGGCGTGGACGAGATGGTCGAGGCCCTGGAGAAGCACCGAGCCTGGATGGAGGAGCGCGGGGTCCTCGCCGAACGCCGTCGTGCCCGCGCCGCCCGGGAGGTCGAGGCCATCGCCGTCACCGCCCTCCGCGAACGCATCGCCGACCTCCACGGCGACCGTCGCCTCAGTTCTCTGGCCGAGCGGATCGTGGCGGGCGAACTGGACCCGTACCGGGCGGCGGACGAGCTGGTCGCGGGCCTGACGGAGGGCTGA
- a CDS encoding acetyl-CoA C-acetyltransferase — MTGTNGRTSVIVAGARTPMGRLLGSLKPFSGADLGSFAIKAALDRAGIGGDQVQYVIMGQVLQAGAGQIPARQAAAKAGIPMSVPALTINKVCLSGLDAIALADQLIRAGEFDVVVAGGQESMTNAPHLLPKSREGYKYGAIQMLDAMAYDGLTDSFENIAMGESTEKHNTRLGILRPEQDEIAALSHQRAAAARKNGLFDAEITPVEIPQRKGEPVVFSQDEGIRGETTAESLGKLRPAFAKDGTITAGSASQISDGAAAVVVMSKARAEELGLTWLAEIGAHGNVAGPDNSLQSQPSNAIRHALGKDGLQVADLDLIEINEAFAAVAVQSMKDLGVSPEKVNVNGGAIALGHPIGMSGARLVLHLALELKRRGGGVGAAALCGGGGQGDALIVRVPKA; from the coding sequence ATGACTGGAACGAACGGCAGGACCTCGGTGATCGTCGCGGGCGCGCGGACGCCCATGGGGCGGTTGCTCGGTTCGCTGAAGCCCTTCTCCGGAGCCGACCTCGGAAGCTTCGCGATCAAGGCCGCCCTGGACCGTGCGGGCATCGGCGGCGACCAGGTGCAGTACGTGATCATGGGCCAGGTGCTCCAGGCCGGGGCAGGGCAGATCCCGGCACGCCAGGCCGCGGCCAAGGCGGGCATCCCGATGAGCGTGCCCGCCCTCACGATCAACAAGGTGTGCCTGTCCGGCCTCGACGCCATCGCGCTGGCCGACCAGCTGATCCGCGCCGGCGAGTTCGACGTGGTCGTGGCCGGTGGCCAGGAGTCCATGACCAACGCCCCCCACCTGCTCCCGAAGTCCCGCGAGGGCTACAAGTACGGGGCGATCCAGATGCTCGACGCGATGGCGTACGACGGGCTCACCGACTCCTTCGAGAACATCGCCATGGGGGAGTCCACCGAGAAGCACAACACGCGTCTCGGCATCCTCCGTCCCGAGCAGGACGAGATCGCCGCGCTCTCCCACCAGCGGGCCGCCGCCGCCCGGAAGAACGGCCTCTTCGACGCCGAGATCACGCCGGTCGAGATCCCTCAGCGCAAGGGCGAGCCGGTCGTTTTCAGCCAGGACGAAGGCATCCGGGGCGAGACGACCGCCGAGTCCCTGGGCAAGCTGCGGCCGGCCTTCGCCAAGGACGGCACGATCACCGCGGGCTCGGCCTCGCAGATCTCCGACGGCGCCGCCGCCGTGGTCGTCATGAGCAAGGCCAGGGCGGAGGAGCTCGGCCTCACGTGGCTCGCCGAGATCGGCGCCCACGGGAACGTCGCCGGACCGGACAACTCCTTGCAGTCGCAGCCGTCGAACGCGATCCGGCACGCCCTCGGGAAGGACGGCCTCCAGGTCGCCGATCTCGACCTGATCGAGATCAACGAGGCCTTCGCCGCGGTCGCCGTACAGTCAATGAAGGACCTCGGCGTGTCCCCGGAAAAGGTGAACGTCAACGGTGGTGCGATCGCCCTGGGCCACCCCATCGGCATGTCGGGCGCCCGCCTCGTGCTCCATCTCGCCCTGGAGCTGAAGCGGCGCGGCGGCGGTGTCGGCGCGGCGGCTCTGTGCGGTGGCGGCGGTCAGGGTGACGCGCTGATCGTGCGGGTACCCAAGGCCTGA
- the mce gene encoding methylmalonyl-CoA epimerase has protein sequence MLTRIDHIGIACFDLDKTVEFYRATYGFEVFHSEVNEEQGVREAMLKINSTDDGGASYLQLLEPTREDSTVAKWLAKNGEGVHHIAFGTADVDGEAAAIKDKGVRVLYEEPRVGSMGSRITFLHPKDCHGVLTELVTSAPVESPEH, from the coding sequence ATGCTGACGCGAATCGACCACATCGGGATCGCCTGTTTCGACCTCGACAAGACCGTCGAGTTCTACCGGGCCACGTACGGCTTCGAGGTGTTCCACTCCGAGGTCAACGAGGAGCAGGGCGTACGCGAGGCCATGCTCAAGATCAACAGCACGGACGACGGGGGCGCCTCCTACCTCCAGCTCCTGGAGCCCACCCGTGAGGACTCCACCGTCGCGAAGTGGCTGGCCAAGAACGGTGAGGGCGTCCACCACATCGCCTTCGGCACGGCGGACGTCGACGGTGAGGCCGCCGCGATCAAGGACAAGGGCGTACGCGTTCTGTACGAGGAGCCGCGAGTCGGTTCCATGGGGTCACGGATCACGTTTCTGCACCCCAAGGATTGTCATGGCGTACTGACAGAACTGGTCACTTCGGCTCCAGTTGAGTCACCTGAGCACTGA